The uncultured Cohaesibacter sp. genome window below encodes:
- a CDS encoding class I SAM-dependent methyltransferase — MPTSEQFWDAIASNYAARPIKNVDAYEKTMERTRLYLKPDDKVLELGCGSGSTALLLSPHVGHIWASDISSRLIEIGRQKAKDQNVTNVEFIHGDIHAPAIEEHAPFNGIWAFNFIHLLEDIPASLERMHKLLKPGGVLISKTACLSGRHGLLRIPITVMQWFGKAPHVSYISAEKLELLMQAQGFEILESCTFPKASEVRFIVARKL, encoded by the coding sequence ATGCCGACATCAGAGCAATTCTGGGATGCCATCGCCAGCAACTATGCTGCCAGGCCGATCAAGAATGTCGATGCCTACGAAAAGACGATGGAGCGCACGCGGCTCTATCTCAAGCCCGATGACAAGGTACTGGAACTGGGGTGCGGTTCCGGATCCACGGCACTGTTGCTGTCACCCCACGTAGGGCACATCTGGGCCAGTGATATCTCGTCCCGCCTGATCGAGATCGGAAGACAGAAGGCAAAAGACCAGAACGTGACCAACGTGGAGTTTATTCACGGCGACATCCATGCTCCGGCCATTGAAGAGCACGCTCCCTTCAACGGCATCTGGGCCTTTAACTTCATTCATCTTCTGGAAGATATCCCTGCGTCGCTGGAGCGCATGCACAAGCTGCTCAAGCCTGGTGGCGTGCTGATTTCCAAGACCGCTTGCCTTTCCGGCAGGCACGGGTTGCTGCGCATCCCGATCACCGTCATGCAATGGTTTGGCAAGGCGCCTCACGTCAGCTACATTTCGGCCGAGAAACTGGAGCTGCTGATGCAGGCTCAGGGCTTTGAGATCCTCGAATCCTGCACCTTCCCGAAAGCATCGGAGGTGCGCTTCATCGTCGCTCGCAAGCTCTGA
- a CDS encoding DsbA family protein: MALNRRDFLITGAKATAGFVALAALPLAMAAPAAAESYPLEEMLKRNVDLEEISLGEEGAPITVIEYFSMTCSHCAHFHGTTFKYLKEKYIDTGKMRFILREFPLDPLATAGAMLARRTPGGKALAMIDLLLSQQRNWAFTDDPVGNLQRLTKLAGFSQESFEKAVSDDKLLDAIEAVRERGQKEFGINSTPTFFVNGEKHIGALSNEEFDKVLEPLL, encoded by the coding sequence ATGGCTTTGAACCGTAGAGACTTCCTGATCACCGGCGCAAAAGCAACAGCTGGCTTCGTTGCCCTGGCGGCTCTTCCCCTTGCAATGGCTGCGCCTGCAGCCGCTGAATCCTATCCGCTTGAAGAAATGCTCAAGAGAAATGTTGATCTCGAAGAGATTTCTCTGGGTGAGGAAGGGGCTCCGATCACCGTGATCGAGTATTTCTCGATGACCTGCAGCCACTGTGCGCATTTTCATGGCACCACCTTCAAGTATTTGAAGGAAAAATACATCGACACCGGCAAGATGCGCTTCATCCTCAGGGAGTTCCCGCTTGATCCACTGGCCACCGCCGGTGCCATGCTGGCGCGCCGCACCCCCGGTGGCAAGGCTCTGGCAATGATCGATCTGCTGCTTAGCCAGCAGCGTAACTGGGCCTTCACCGACGATCCGGTAGGCAATCTGCAGCGCCTGACCAAACTGGCCGGTTTTTCACAGGAAAGCTTTGAGAAAGCCGTTTCCGACGATAAATTGCTGGACGCCATTGAAGCAGTGCGGGAACGTGGTCAGAAGGAATTCGGAATCAACTCAACGCCAACTTTCTTCGTGAATGGCGAAAAGCATATTGGAGCCCTGTCGAATGAGGAATTCGACAAAGTACTGGAGCCATTGCTGTAA
- a CDS encoding AAA family ATPase: MKFTKLRILGFKSFVEPMDFVIEGGLTGIVGPNGCGKSNLVESLRWVMGENSYKNMRASGMDDVIFNGSTNRPARNTAEVTVYLDNSDRTAPAGFNDSDELEISRRIERESGSNYRINGKDARARDIQLLFADASTGARSPSLVGQGRIGEIISQKPTQRRGLLEEAAGISGLHSRRHEAELRLKAAETNLERLEDIMAQISTQLEGLKRQARQASRYRNLSADIRATEATLYHLRWQELLGEEQKAQEMLRIADFKVAEATTAQAAAAREEAVVNHTLPALRDEAAAKAAGLQRLTLAARELDNEEKRVGEKLADLARRIEQLKADKQREEQMLAENADLLKALDEERAELMAEDEGASAAQLAANDALKKAESELAKAEAVASDWTSRLAEAEGAARQLQQATEAARGRLARLSSQKAQSERDLDRVIEQLDRDAGLDTLRDEVDIASEVLETLELEAEEATGAVAEAREAESVARRARADAESAFNRLDTEARTLQKIVEGGQDKRYPPLLDSLKVDAGFEVALAAALGDDLDAPLDAAAPRHWGEISGDDDGLSLPGDLPRLGAHVSGPQRLSRRLNQIGIVAADRGTELQKILKPGQRLVSREGDLWRWDGLVMRAGAPTAAAQRLEQRNRLDELEGRLGEAEEQLENARYAFEEQRTLAAGKERDEQTARNRWRDAQKRLSSLRDTLARAERDANQILARKATLEATIGRLAEEEAEARTALTDAERQQKELPAIDHLQRERDSARLLQTEKRTLLTEVRAEADGLVRDALMRAKRLAAIERERASWVSRADNADVQIATLDERLAQTETERDDLLDRPDDISIKRRALLSEIGKAEEAQRETGDKLALAERTALEAGIAAKAALEALGSTREERSRADERINGIRARKTELTRQIDDAMECAPAATFGLSGLRKDAPLPSMASVESKLDRLKAERERLGGVNLRADEEATEISEQLTTMETERDDLIEAIKKLRTGIFNLNREARARLLSSFDVVNNHFKSLFAKLFGGGEAELILTEADDPLQAGLDIIARPPGKKPQTMTLLSGGEQALTAMALIFAVFLTNPAPICVLDEVDAPLDDANVERFCALLEEMRALTETRFVTITHNPITMARQDRLFGVTMAERGVSQLVSVNLEAAEELVAEDESRAAIATVPPGHPHP, encoded by the coding sequence ATGAAATTCACCAAACTGCGCATATTGGGGTTCAAGTCCTTTGTGGAACCCATGGATTTCGTCATCGAAGGTGGCCTGACCGGCATCGTCGGCCCAAATGGTTGTGGCAAGTCCAATCTGGTGGAATCCCTGCGCTGGGTGATGGGCGAAAACAGCTACAAGAACATGCGCGCTTCGGGCATGGATGACGTCATCTTCAACGGGTCCACCAACCGTCCCGCCCGTAACACCGCAGAAGTGACAGTCTATCTGGACAACAGCGACCGTACGGCTCCAGCCGGGTTCAATGACAGTGACGAACTGGAAATATCCCGCCGCATCGAGCGCGAGAGCGGATCCAACTACCGCATCAACGGTAAGGATGCCCGCGCCCGTGACATTCAGCTGCTGTTCGCCGATGCTTCGACCGGCGCGCGCTCTCCCTCATTGGTCGGTCAGGGGCGCATCGGCGAAATCATCAGCCAGAAGCCGACCCAGCGGCGCGGTCTTCTGGAGGAAGCCGCTGGCATTTCCGGTCTGCACAGCCGTCGCCATGAGGCTGAATTGCGGCTCAAGGCCGCCGAAACCAATCTGGAGCGCCTCGAGGATATCATGGCGCAGATCTCCACCCAGTTGGAAGGTTTGAAGCGTCAGGCCCGTCAGGCCAGTCGCTATCGCAATCTCTCCGCCGACATCCGCGCGACTGAAGCCACCCTTTACCATCTGCGTTGGCAGGAGCTGTTGGGCGAGGAGCAAAAGGCGCAGGAGATGCTGCGGATCGCCGATTTCAAGGTTGCCGAGGCGACGACGGCTCAGGCCGCGGCAGCGCGAGAGGAGGCTGTGGTCAACCACACTCTGCCAGCCCTGCGCGACGAAGCCGCCGCCAAGGCTGCCGGTCTGCAACGACTTACCCTTGCCGCTCGCGAACTCGACAATGAGGAAAAGCGGGTTGGGGAAAAGCTGGCCGATCTCGCCCGGCGTATTGAGCAACTGAAGGCCGACAAGCAGCGCGAAGAACAGATGCTGGCCGAGAATGCCGATCTGTTGAAGGCGCTTGATGAGGAAAGGGCCGAGCTGATGGCGGAGGACGAGGGGGCCTCTGCCGCCCAGCTTGCCGCCAATGACGCGCTCAAGAAGGCCGAATCCGAACTGGCGAAGGCTGAAGCTGTTGCCAGCGACTGGACTTCGCGTCTGGCTGAGGCCGAAGGGGCCGCGCGGCAATTGCAGCAGGCAACCGAGGCGGCACGCGGCCGTCTGGCGCGCCTCTCCAGCCAGAAGGCCCAGAGTGAACGCGATCTTGATCGGGTCATCGAACAACTCGACAGGGATGCCGGTCTCGACACCCTCCGCGACGAGGTGGACATCGCTTCCGAAGTGCTCGAAACGCTGGAGCTGGAGGCAGAAGAGGCCACAGGCGCTGTTGCCGAAGCCCGTGAGGCCGAGAGTGTCGCCCGTCGCGCCCGCGCCGATGCGGAAAGCGCTTTCAATAGGCTCGACACTGAAGCGCGCACACTGCAGAAGATTGTTGAAGGTGGGCAGGACAAGCGCTATCCGCCTCTGCTTGATAGCCTCAAGGTCGACGCCGGATTCGAGGTGGCGCTCGCCGCAGCCCTTGGTGACGATCTCGATGCGCCGCTTGATGCGGCCGCGCCGCGCCACTGGGGGGAGATCAGTGGCGATGATGACGGACTGTCGCTGCCCGGTGACCTGCCGCGCCTCGGCGCCCATGTTTCCGGCCCTCAGAGGCTCAGCCGTCGTCTCAACCAGATCGGCATCGTGGCTGCAGACCGTGGCACCGAATTGCAGAAGATCCTGAAACCGGGCCAGCGACTGGTCAGCCGGGAAGGCGATCTTTGGCGTTGGGATGGACTGGTCATGCGTGCAGGCGCGCCCACTGCCGCCGCCCAGCGGCTCGAACAGCGCAACAGGCTGGACGAGTTGGAAGGTCGGCTTGGTGAGGCCGAGGAGCAGCTTGAGAACGCCCGCTACGCCTTCGAGGAACAGCGCACGCTGGCAGCAGGCAAGGAACGGGACGAACAGACCGCTCGGAACCGTTGGCGCGATGCCCAGAAGCGCCTTTCCAGCCTGCGCGACACGCTGGCCCGGGCTGAACGCGACGCCAACCAGATCCTTGCCCGCAAGGCTACGCTGGAAGCGACGATTGGCCGGCTGGCAGAGGAGGAGGCGGAGGCAAGAACCGCGTTGACCGATGCGGAGCGGCAGCAGAAGGAATTGCCCGCTATCGATCATTTGCAGCGCGAGCGGGATAGCGCCAGACTGCTCCAGACCGAAAAGCGTACCCTTTTGACCGAAGTCCGCGCCGAGGCGGATGGGCTGGTTCGCGATGCCCTGATGCGTGCCAAGCGGCTTGCTGCCATTGAGCGCGAACGGGCGAGCTGGGTATCCCGCGCCGACAATGCCGATGTCCAGATCGCCACACTCGATGAACGTCTGGCGCAAACCGAAACTGAGCGGGACGACCTGCTGGACAGGCCGGACGATATTTCCATCAAGCGTCGGGCGCTGCTTTCGGAAATCGGCAAGGCCGAGGAAGCCCAGAGGGAAACCGGCGATAAGCTGGCGCTGGCCGAACGCACAGCCCTTGAAGCTGGCATTGCGGCCAAGGCTGCACTTGAGGCGCTTGGCAGCACGCGCGAAGAACGCAGTCGGGCCGACGAACGCATCAACGGCATCAGGGCCCGCAAGACCGAATTGACCCGCCAGATCGACGATGCCATGGAATGTGCGCCCGCCGCTACCTTTGGTCTTTCCGGCTTGCGCAAGGATGCTCCTCTGCCGTCGATGGCATCGGTGGAAAGCAAGCTGGACCGGCTGAAGGCAGAACGGGAGCGGCTCGGCGGTGTCAACCTGCGCGCCGACGAGGAAGCAACCGAGATTTCCGAACAGCTCACCACCATGGAGACCGAGCGGGACGACTTGATCGAGGCCATCAAGAAGCTGCGCACCGGCATTTTCAACCTCAACCGGGAAGCCCGCGCTCGTCTGTTGTCGTCCTTCGATGTGGTCAACAATCACTTCAAATCGCTGTTTGCCAAACTCTTTGGTGGCGGCGAGGCCGAATTGATCCTGACCGAAGCGGACGACCCGCTACAGGCAGGGCTGGATATCATTGCCCGCCCGCCTGGCAAGAAGCCGCAGACCATGACCCTCTTGTCCGGCGGCGAGCAGGCGCTGACGGCGATGGCGCTGATCTTTGCGGTGTTCCTCACCAACCCAGCCCCGATCTGCGTGCTCGATGAGGTCGACGCGCCGCTTGACGACGCCAACGTGGAGCGCTTCTGCGCCCTGCTGGAAGAAATGCGCGCCCTCACGGAAACTCGTTTTGTGACCATCACCCACAACCCGATCACCATGGCGCGGCAAGACCGGCTGTTCGGCGTGACCATGGCTGAGCGCGGTGTGTCGCAGCTGGTCTCGGTCAATCTGGAAGCCGCCGAGGAACTGGTGGCCGAGGACGAAAGCCGCGCGGCTATTGCCACGGTGCCTCCGGGGCATCCGCATCCCTGA
- a CDS encoding glutathione S-transferase, protein MSEPISAEGLKLTLYIANKNYSSWSFRPWIAMKTKNIAFTEHLLRFDEATGHAHFIEFSPTKKVPALKIEQEGKAPVVVCESLAILEVVAELFPEAGLWPEDLIDRAKARAFAAEMHGGFFGLRGSCPMNMRREIKPLDLDPYSAAAVVKNVERIEQIWRESLDASGGPFLFGSFGAVDAMFAPVINRFEKYALTDSEVFHAYRFAMKTLPAWKEWEEAALKEPWVVEEDEA, encoded by the coding sequence ATGTCTGAACCAATTTCTGCTGAAGGCCTCAAGCTGACGCTTTATATCGCCAACAAGAATTACTCCTCCTGGTCGTTCAGGCCATGGATTGCGATGAAGACGAAGAATATCGCCTTCACAGAGCATTTGTTGCGATTTGACGAGGCCACCGGCCATGCGCATTTCATCGAATTTTCTCCGACCAAGAAGGTCCCCGCTCTGAAGATCGAGCAAGAGGGCAAGGCGCCTGTGGTCGTTTGCGAGAGCCTGGCGATCCTTGAAGTTGTGGCCGAACTCTTCCCCGAAGCGGGGCTCTGGCCAGAGGATCTGATTGACCGGGCCAAGGCGCGCGCCTTTGCTGCTGAAATGCACGGCGGCTTTTTCGGTCTCAGGGGCAGTTGTCCGATGAACATGCGCCGCGAGATCAAGCCGCTTGATCTGGACCCCTACAGCGCAGCTGCCGTGGTCAAGAATGTCGAGCGGATCGAACAGATCTGGCGCGAAAGCCTTGATGCATCCGGTGGTCCCTTCCTGTTTGGATCCTTCGGGGCGGTGGATGCGATGTTTGCACCGGTCATTAACCGCTTCGAGAAATACGCACTGACAGACAGTGAGGTGTTCCACGCCTATCGCTTCGCCATGAAAACACTGCCAGCCTGGAAGGAGTGGGAAGAGGCGGCATTGAAAGAGCCATGGGTCGTCGAAGAAGACGAGGCATAG
- a CDS encoding SOS response-associated peptidase, protein MTGRLHIAAELVDFIALFGEAGELPGMHPMPPRHNVAPTEPVLTIVEEYGKRVARLMKWAFVPDWVKDPRDFSLITSARREIVEKKPSFKNAIRYRRCLVPVTGFYEWQRHASGETTPYFFRSEGQGLFALAAIWEAWMGPNGEEFDGLAILTTPAPRAFRSVTDRLPLIIAANDYGCWLNTRSGRFEDARPLLSSSADGHLTAFPVSDRVNQRHNDDPSLTEPRGGQGQTLTNLQTVEPDGGKAGRRGKAAVDREKMQAKQSGPSDQLDLF, encoded by the coding sequence ATGACCGGAAGACTACATATTGCTGCTGAACTTGTTGACTTTATTGCACTATTTGGCGAAGCCGGAGAACTGCCCGGAATGCATCCGATGCCGCCCAGACATAACGTCGCACCGACGGAACCTGTGCTGACCATCGTTGAGGAGTATGGCAAACGCGTCGCACGCCTGATGAAGTGGGCGTTTGTCCCTGACTGGGTGAAAGACCCTCGCGACTTTTCGCTGATAACCTCGGCACGCCGGGAAATCGTTGAAAAGAAGCCGTCGTTCAAGAATGCGATCCGCTATCGGCGATGCCTCGTTCCGGTGACTGGCTTCTATGAATGGCAACGTCACGCAAGCGGAGAGACGACCCCCTATTTCTTTCGCTCTGAGGGGCAGGGACTGTTCGCGCTGGCCGCAATCTGGGAGGCGTGGATGGGGCCTAATGGCGAGGAGTTTGACGGTCTTGCGATCTTGACGACACCGGCCCCTCGCGCCTTCAGGTCAGTCACGGATCGACTGCCTCTGATCATTGCAGCCAATGACTACGGTTGTTGGCTCAACACACGTTCCGGCCGCTTTGAGGACGCCCGCCCGCTGCTTTCATCTTCGGCGGACGGCCATCTGACCGCCTTTCCTGTCTCGGACAGGGTCAACCAGCGTCATAACGACGATCCGTCCCTGACAGAGCCGCGCGGCGGACAAGGGCAGACCTTGACTAACCTCCAGACCGTTGAGCCGGATGGAGGAAAAGCTGGCAGGCGAGGGAAAGCGGCGGTCGACAGAGAGAAAATGCAGGCAAAGCAGTCGGGACCAAGCGATCAGCTCGATCTGTTCTGA
- a CDS encoding porin, with product MNIKSLILGSAAALVAGGAAQAADLPVAEPVDYVKVCDAYGAGYFFIPGTDTCLKISGKVEFGVQNKFVNYNGTGTGVGKSVDEIGYYVETTVAFDAKEETEFGTLAAHIEYDDNTGAGATKGAGVAFDKAYLQLGGLYAGLTDSIVDFNAGLYYDDFGIGHGDLQTIGYVASLGNGVTATVALEEYTSNTGGAGTTMPSLAARLAVSQGWGSANVAAAIYQSRYASYAYSADLGYIIGAEASFNLMEGLSFGIAGGYENGYDNDTMGNLYSKWGVNAGLEYALADNLKIGIDGGYIDYTDENYKTWGTSAQLTYYPVKNLEVGARVGYEKTDFDTGFGTDWDDVAGKLYLKRTF from the coding sequence ATGAACATCAAGAGCCTTATCCTTGGTTCCGCAGCTGCTCTCGTAGCTGGCGGTGCAGCTCAGGCAGCAGACCTGCCAGTAGCAGAACCTGTAGATTACGTTAAAGTATGTGACGCATACGGCGCTGGTTACTTCTTCATCCCAGGTACTGATACCTGCCTGAAGATCTCCGGTAAAGTTGAATTCGGCGTACAGAACAAATTCGTAAACTACAATGGCACTGGCACTGGCGTTGGCAAATCTGTTGACGAAATTGGCTACTATGTAGAAACCACTGTTGCATTTGACGCTAAAGAAGAAACCGAATTCGGTACTCTTGCTGCTCACATCGAATACGACGACAACACCGGTGCTGGTGCTACCAAAGGTGCTGGCGTAGCTTTCGATAAAGCTTACCTGCAGCTCGGCGGCCTGTACGCTGGTCTGACCGACTCTATCGTCGACTTCAACGCTGGCCTGTACTACGATGACTTCGGCATCGGCCATGGCGACCTGCAGACCATCGGTTATGTAGCTTCTCTGGGCAACGGCGTAACCGCTACTGTAGCTCTCGAAGAATACACCTCCAACACCGGCGGCGCTGGCACCACCATGCCTTCTCTCGCTGCACGTCTGGCTGTTTCTCAGGGCTGGGGTTCTGCTAACGTAGCTGCTGCTATCTATCAGTCTCGCTATGCAAGCTATGCTTACTCTGCAGATCTTGGTTACATCATCGGTGCAGAAGCTTCCTTCAACCTGATGGAAGGCCTGTCCTTCGGTATCGCTGGTGGCTACGAAAACGGCTACGATAACGACACCATGGGCAACCTGTACAGCAAGTGGGGTGTCAACGCTGGCCTCGAGTACGCTCTGGCTGACAACCTGAAAATCGGTATTGATGGTGGCTACATCGACTACACCGACGAAAATTACAAAACCTGGGGTACTTCTGCTCAGTTGACCTACTATCCGGTTAAAAACCTGGAAGTTGGCGCTCGCGTTGGTTACGAAAAGACCGACTTCGACACCGGCTTCGGTACCGACTGGGACGACGTAGCAGGCAAACTGTACCTGAAACGTACTTTCTAA
- the lspA gene encoding signal peptidase II has translation MSSRSLAYLIALTGFLVDQAFKLWLLFGYQIDSVMRLHGPVRLAPFFDLVLVWNRGISYGWLQQDDDLGRYLLIGLAGIAAIVLALWIWRTRDPLTAFALGLVMGGALGNGLDRILHGAVVDMFHFHVGSFSWYVFNLADVWIVVGAALLVIESLFGGGKSSSTAKSGSASRKDAANE, from the coding sequence ATGTCGTCACGGTCGCTGGCCTATCTCATTGCCCTCACTGGCTTTCTGGTCGATCAGGCGTTCAAGCTGTGGCTGCTGTTCGGGTATCAGATCGACAGTGTCATGCGCCTGCACGGACCTGTGCGACTCGCCCCCTTCTTCGATCTGGTGCTGGTGTGGAACCGCGGCATTTCCTATGGCTGGCTGCAGCAGGACGACGATCTTGGCCGCTACCTGCTGATCGGACTGGCCGGGATTGCGGCGATTGTGCTGGCACTCTGGATCTGGCGGACTCGCGACCCGCTCACAGCCTTTGCTCTGGGACTGGTAATGGGTGGAGCGCTGGGCAACGGGCTTGACCGCATCCTGCACGGGGCGGTGGTCGACATGTTCCACTTTCATGTCGGCAGCTTCAGCTGGTATGTCTTCAATCTCGCCGACGTCTGGATCGTGGTCGGTGCGGCCTTGCTGGTGATCGAAAGCCTGTTCGGGGGCGGCAAATCGTCATCTACAGCAAAAAGCGGCTCGGCCAGCCGCAAAGATGCCGCAAATGAGTGA
- the ileS gene encoding isoleucine--tRNA ligase, producing the protein MTEERDYSKTLYLPQTDFPMRAGLPKNEPKILERWESMDLYKALRKRSEGREKYVLHDGPPYANGNLHIGHALNKILKDTITRSFQMRGYDSNYVPGWDCHGLPIEWKIEEKYRKKGKNKDAVPVKEFRQECREFAQHWIGIQSEEFKRLGVLGDFETPYRTMTFDAEARIANELMKFAMSGQLFQGSKPVMWSIVEKTALAEAEVEYHDHTSFTIWVRFPITGLHGTVDEDKMDDLLDADVVIWTTTPWTIPGNRAICFNPSISYGLYEITAAADDNWGKVGDKLIMADALAESVFKAARVEGYERKFDVDPAQISECAHPFAGLDGADGYYDFDVPMLPGEHVTEEAGTGFVHTAPGHGADDYEVFVANRTRFEECGTPEIPHTVMEDGSYFPHVPLFQGLYILDRKGGEGSTNGAVIDKLVEVGSLLARGKIKHSYPHSWRSKAPLIFRNTPQWFIAMDRNIDGEGDTLRKRALDAIDATRFVPKSGQTRLRSMIETRPDWVISRQRAWGVPITIFIKKDDPTVVLQDSEVNQRIFDAFLEEGADAWFADGAKERFLGADYDAEDWKQVTDILDVWFDSGSTHAFCLEQREDLKWPADLYLEGSDQHRGWFHSSLLESCGTRGRAPYNAVLTHGFTMDEQGRKMSKSIGNTIAPQDIIKEYGADILRMWVASADYSDDQRIGPEILKTIADAYRKMRNTVRWMLGSLAHYDGTEVNLSDMPELERLMLHRIHQLDRLVNDAYDNFDFKRIMHELNYFMGIELSAFYFDVRKDALYCDAPSSMRRKASLYVIHELFIHLTAWLSPILPFTMEETWQSRYPSESDSVHFRQFPEVPGEWKDDALAAKWEKVKALRRVVTGALEIERKEKRIGSSLEAAPKVYVADTAIMDAMKGIDLAEISITSQAELIAGDAPAGAFVIEDVKGVAVVPALAEGTKCQRSWKILPEVGSDPDYPDLSLRDAATMREIDAA; encoded by the coding sequence ATGACTGAAGAACGCGATTATTCCAAAACGCTTTACCTACCCCAGACCGATTTTCCCATGCGTGCGGGCCTGCCCAAGAACGAGCCCAAGATCCTTGAACGCTGGGAATCCATGGATCTCTACAAGGCGCTGCGCAAACGCTCTGAAGGCCGCGAAAAATATGTGCTGCATGATGGCCCTCCCTATGCCAACGGCAACCTGCATATCGGCCACGCGCTCAACAAGATCCTGAAGGACACCATCACCCGCTCCTTCCAGATGCGCGGCTATGATTCCAACTATGTGCCAGGCTGGGACTGCCACGGTTTGCCGATCGAATGGAAGATCGAGGAAAAATATCGCAAGAAGGGCAAGAACAAGGACGCTGTTCCGGTCAAGGAATTCCGTCAGGAATGCCGCGAGTTCGCCCAGCACTGGATCGGCATCCAGTCCGAGGAATTCAAGCGTCTCGGTGTCCTCGGCGATTTCGAGACCCCATACCGCACCATGACCTTTGATGCCGAAGCCCGCATTGCCAACGAGTTGATGAAATTCGCCATGTCCGGCCAGCTCTTCCAGGGCTCCAAGCCGGTAATGTGGTCGATCGTTGAGAAGACCGCCCTGGCCGAAGCCGAGGTCGAGTATCACGACCATACCTCCTTCACCATCTGGGTGCGCTTCCCGATCACCGGCCTGCATGGCACGGTCGATGAAGACAAGATGGATGATCTGCTTGATGCCGATGTGGTGATCTGGACGACAACCCCTTGGACCATCCCGGGCAACCGCGCCATCTGTTTCAATCCGTCCATCAGCTATGGTCTCTACGAGATCACCGCTGCGGCAGATGACAACTGGGGCAAGGTCGGCGACAAGCTGATCATGGCAGACGCACTGGCCGAAAGCGTCTTCAAGGCAGCCCGCGTTGAAGGCTACGAACGCAAGTTCGACGTCGATCCGGCCCAGATTTCCGAATGCGCGCATCCGTTCGCCGGCCTTGACGGTGCCGATGGCTATTATGACTTCGATGTGCCGATGCTGCCGGGTGAGCATGTCACCGAGGAAGCCGGTACAGGCTTTGTGCATACGGCTCCGGGTCACGGCGCAGACGACTATGAAGTGTTCGTCGCCAACCGCACCCGGTTCGAGGAATGCGGCACGCCGGAAATTCCGCACACCGTCATGGAAGATGGCTCCTACTTCCCGCACGTTCCGCTGTTCCAGGGCCTTTACATCCTTGACCGCAAGGGTGGCGAAGGCAGCACCAACGGTGCCGTCATCGACAAGCTGGTAGAGGTTGGCTCACTGCTGGCACGCGGCAAGATCAAGCACAGCTATCCGCACAGCTGGCGCTCCAAGGCTCCGCTCATCTTCCGCAACACCCCGCAGTGGTTCATCGCCATGGATCGCAACATCGACGGAGAAGGCGACACCCTGCGCAAGCGTGCGCTCGATGCCATCGACGCAACCCGGTTCGTGCCGAAGTCCGGCCAGACCCGCCTGCGTTCGATGATCGAAACCCGTCCCGACTGGGTCATCTCCCGTCAGCGCGCATGGGGCGTGCCGATCACCATCTTCATCAAGAAGGACGACCCGACCGTCGTGCTTCAGGATAGCGAAGTGAACCAGCGCATCTTTGATGCCTTCCTTGAAGAAGGCGCCGATGCATGGTTCGCCGATGGCGCCAAGGAACGGTTCCTCGGGGCAGATTATGATGCAGAAGACTGGAAGCAGGTCACCGACATTCTCGACGTGTGGTTCGATTCCGGTTCGACCCATGCCTTCTGCCTGGAGCAGCGTGAAGACCTCAAGTGGCCAGCCGACCTCTATCTGGAAGGCTCGGACCAGCATCGCGGCTGGTTCCACTCCTCCCTGCTGGAAAGCTGTGGCACCCGTGGCCGTGCACCATACAATGCTGTGCTGACCCATGGCTTCACCATGGACGAACAGGGCCGCAAGATGTCCAAGTCCATCGGCAACACCATCGCGCCGCAGGATATCATCAAGGAATATGGAGCGGACATCCTGCGCATGTGGGTGGCCAGCGCGGACTATTCGGACGATCAGCGCATCGGACCGGAAATCCTCAAGACCATCGCCGACGCCTATCGCAAGATGCGCAACACCGTCCGCTGGATGCTCGGCTCGCTGGCTCATTATGACGGCACCGAAGTGAACCTCTCCGACATGCCGGAGCTGGAACGGCTGATGCTGCACCGTATCCATCAGCTCGACCGACTGGTGAATGATGCCTATGACAATTTCGATTTCAAACGCATCATGCACGAGCTCAACTATTTCATGGGCATCGAGCTGTCGGCCTTCTATTTCGACGTCCGCAAGGATGCGCTCTATTGTGACGCTCCAAGCTCGATGCGTCGCAAGGCCTCGCTCTATGTCATTCACGAGCTGTTCATCCATCTGACCGCATGGCTCTCCCCGATCCTGCCGTTCACCATGGAAGAAACCTGGCAGAGCCGCTATCCGTCGGAAAGCGATTCGGTCCACTTCCGCCAGTTCCCGGAAGTTCCGGGCGAGTGGAAGGATGATGCGCTTGCTGCCAAGTGGGAGAAGGTGAAAGCCCTGCGCCGCGTTGTCACCGGCGCACTGGAAATCGAGCGCAAGGAAAAGCGCATCGGTTCCTCTCTGGAAGCCGCCCCGAAGGTCTATGTCGCTGACACAGCAATCATGGATGCCATGAAGGGCATTGATCTGGCTGAAATCTCCATCACCTCGCAGGCCGAGTTGATCGCCGGAGATGCTCCTGCCGGAGCCTTCGTGATCGAAGACGTTAAAGGCGTTGCTGTTGTTCCTGCTCTGGCGGAAGGCACGAAATGCCAGCGCAGCTGGAAGATCCTGCCCGAGGTTGGCTCCGATCCGGACTATCCGGATCTGTCCCTGCGCGATGCTGCTACCATGCGTGAAATCGATGCCGCGTAA